A stretch of Gossypium hirsutum isolate 1008001.06 chromosome A06, Gossypium_hirsutum_v2.1, whole genome shotgun sequence DNA encodes these proteins:
- the LOC107962072 gene encoding protein PYRICULARIA ORYZAE RESISTANCE 21 has translation MAEKVTVMVLKVDLQCWRCYKKVKKVLCKFPQIRDQIYDEKTNTVTITVVCCNPEKLRDKICCKGAGSIKSIEIKPPPPPPKPKEPEKPKEPEKPKEPEKPKEPEKPKVPEKPKEPEKPKAPEKPKEPEKPKEPGKPKQPEKPKEPEKPKEPEKPKQPEKPKEPEKPKEPEKPKEPPPPPPPKVPEPCPPPPMAYPPIGCCCTECYHGVGGGPCYYGGPPPPLRPCYGTYGRPVYDSWGGGGGYSYCYTSRGECFSDENPNACSIM, from the exons ATGGCCGAGAAG GTGACTGTAATGGTGCTGAAGGTAGACCTTCAGTGCTGGCGATGCTACAAGAAAGTGAAGAAAGTGCTGTGTAAATTCCCTC AAATACGAGACCAGATATACGATGAGAAAACCAACACCGTGACCATTACCGTGGTATGCTGCAATCCTGAGAAGCTGAGGGACAAGATATGTTGCAAGGGTGCTGGATCAATCAAGAGCATTGAGATCAAACCTCCACCTCCTCCTCCCAAACCCAAGGAGCCTGAGAAGCCTAAAGAACCCGAAAAGCCCAAAGAACCTGAAAAACCCAAAGAACCTGAGAAGCCTAAAGTACCAGAAAAACCAAAAGAACCCGAAAAGCCTAAAGCACCAGAAAAACCAAAAGAACCCGAAAAACCCAAAGAACCCGGGAAACCTAAACAACCCGAAAAGCCGAAAGAACCCGAAAAACCCAAAGAACCCGAGAAACCGAAACAACCCGAAAAGCCGAAAGAACCCGAAAAGCCTAAGGAACCTGAGAAACCAAAagaaccaccaccaccaccaccaccaaagGTTCCAGAACCTTGTCCTCCACCACCAATGGCTTATCCCCCCATCGGATGCTGTTGCACGGAATGCTATCATGGCGTTGGTGGGGGGCCTTGCTATTATGGTGGACCACCTCCACCCCTACGCCCATGTTACGGGACTTACGGTAGGCCAGTTTATGACAGCTGGGGCGGCGGCGGCGGGTATAGCTACTGTTACACGAGCCGCGGTGAATGTTTTAGCGACGAAAACCCAAATGCTTGCTCAATCATGTAA